A part of Ammospiza caudacuta isolate bAmmCau1 chromosome 5, bAmmCau1.pri, whole genome shotgun sequence genomic DNA contains:
- the IMMP2L gene encoding mitochondrial inner membrane protease subunit 2 isoform X2 → MAQAQRLGRRYIKAFFKGFFVAVPVTVTFLDRVACVARVEGASMQPSLNPGGRQASDVVLLNHWSIRNYDVQRGDIVSLVPPSVT, encoded by the exons ATGGCACAGGCTCAGAGGTTGGGGAGGAGATACATTAAAGCCTTTTTTAAAGGTTTCTTTGTTGCCGTTCCTGTAACTGTGACTTTTCTGGATAGAGTTGCCTGTGTCGCAAGGGTGGAAGGAGCATCAATGCAG CCTTCTTTGAATCCTGGGGGAAGACAAGCATCTGATGTAGTACTCTTGAACCACTGGAGCATTAGAAATTATGATGTACAACGTGGGGACATTGTGTCACTGGT